One Tamlana carrageenivorans genomic region harbors:
- the istA gene encoding IS21 family transposase, translating into MANTLDPKDLKQIINLKQDGYSNRQIGATLGISRNTINSYIHLFKGSGYSFKELLKLDNHTLEKLFTSHTTINNKRYDELMFYFESINKARNHPGFTFLYHYTEYSQKVKDPYSYTQFMEHYHRKYAKIKGSMKLEHEAGKEIFVDFAGKKLQIVDKITGEILPVEVFVAMLPNSQYTYVEACMSQKREDFISCCENALHFYGGVPKAIVSDNLKSAVTRSSRYEAQVNRSFKDFARHYNCVVNPTRSYSPQDKALVENAVHLAYQRIYYPLREMTFFSLADLNKEIKLLLECYNNLLFQRKEASRLELFQSVEREYLKPLSSTRYEIKEYRRAKVQKIGYIYFSPDKTYYSVPYRYIGKETTLHYTKGMVEVYYNQQRIAIHQRSGSKGAYITNKDHLSSSHKQYSQWSPQYFKNKAAVHGSYVAACVERIIAALDYPETGYKRAMGVIQLHKSYGSQRLDNACKRAIQADAVS; encoded by the coding sequence ATGGCCAACACACTTGATCCAAAGGACCTAAAACAAATTATCAACTTAAAACAAGATGGTTATAGTAACCGTCAAATTGGAGCCACACTTGGCATTTCCCGCAACACTATAAATAGCTATATACACCTATTTAAAGGTAGTGGTTATAGTTTTAAGGAGTTATTAAAGCTAGACAACCACACCCTAGAAAAGCTCTTTACATCTCATACAACCATAAATAACAAACGCTATGATGAATTGATGTTTTATTTTGAAAGTATTAATAAGGCTCGGAACCACCCAGGATTTACTTTTTTGTACCACTACACAGAATATAGTCAAAAGGTTAAAGACCCTTATAGTTACACTCAATTCATGGAGCATTACCATCGTAAATATGCCAAGATCAAGGGATCTATGAAACTTGAACACGAGGCAGGGAAAGAGATATTCGTGGACTTTGCTGGAAAAAAACTTCAGATAGTAGACAAAATCACAGGCGAGATACTTCCAGTAGAGGTCTTTGTTGCCATGCTCCCTAACAGTCAGTATACCTATGTTGAGGCTTGTATGAGCCAAAAGCGTGAAGATTTTATAAGTTGTTGCGAAAACGCCCTTCATTTCTACGGGGGAGTACCCAAGGCCATCGTATCAGACAATCTAAAATCAGCCGTTACCAGATCTAGTAGATACGAAGCTCAGGTTAACCGTAGTTTTAAAGACTTTGCCCGCCATTACAACTGCGTGGTCAATCCAACGCGTAGTTACTCCCCTCAAGATAAAGCGCTGGTGGAAAACGCGGTGCATCTAGCTTATCAACGGATTTATTATCCCCTTCGGGAAATGACCTTTTTTTCTTTAGCAGATCTAAACAAAGAGATAAAACTTCTGCTAGAGTGCTACAACAACCTATTATTCCAACGCAAAGAAGCTAGTCGTCTGGAGCTCTTCCAAAGCGTCGAACGAGAGTATCTAAAACCCTTAAGCAGTACACGCTACGAGATAAAAGAATATAGAAGAGCTAAGGTTCAGAAAATAGGCTATATCTATTTTTCACCAGATAAGACTTACTACAGCGTTCCATATCGTTACATTGGCAAGGAAACCACGCTACACTATACCAAAGGCATGGTAGAGGTGTATTATAATCAACAGCGCATAGCTATACACCAACGTAGCGGTTCCAAAGGCGCATACATAACCAACAAGGATCACCTTAGTAGTTCTCATAAACAATACAGCCAGTGGAGTCCGCAATACTTTAAGAACAAGGCAGCTGTCCATGGTAGTTATGTTGCAGCATGTGTCGAGCGGATTATTGCTGCGTTGGATTATCCTGAAACAGGGTATAAAAGAGCTATGGGCGTTATACAACTCCATAAGTCTTATGGCTCCCAAAGGTTAGATAATGCTTGCAAAAGAGCCATACAGGCTGATGCTGTAAGCTAG
- the istB gene encoding IS21-like element helper ATPase IstB yields MNTNHTIEKLRKMRLTAIAELHHNHLSDNRIECLTPDQYLALLTDHQWEDLQNRKIKRLTTQAAFKQGATLTDINYLHNRSLDRNMFERLATLDFVQKKENLIITGSSGVGKSYIAQALGHQACMMNKRTLYTNTARLMKRLKLSKVDGTYLKELAKLLKVDLLILDDFGLQSFDNQNREALMDIIDERHDKKATIVASQIPVSAWYDIIGESTIADAILDRIVNSSHRINLTGESLRKGKLKEQY; encoded by the coding sequence ATGAATACAAATCACACCATCGAAAAACTCAGAAAAATGAGATTAACAGCTATAGCTGAACTCCATCACAACCACCTTAGTGATAACCGAATAGAGTGTCTTACGCCAGATCAATATCTAGCATTGCTTACCGATCACCAATGGGAAGACCTTCAGAATAGAAAGATAAAAAGGCTTACAACGCAAGCAGCCTTTAAGCAGGGAGCTACACTTACAGATATTAATTACCTGCACAACAGAAGCTTGGACAGAAATATGTTCGAGCGTTTGGCTACTCTAGATTTTGTACAAAAAAAGGAAAACTTGATTATCACAGGATCCTCTGGAGTGGGTAAAAGTTATATAGCTCAGGCATTGGGACATCAAGCTTGTATGATGAATAAAAGAACCCTATACACAAATACTGCTAGACTGATGAAACGATTAAAACTAAGTAAAGTAGATGGCACTTACCTTAAAGAACTTGCAAAACTATTAAAAGTAGATCTGCTTATCCTTGATGATTTTGGTTTACAGAGCTTCGACAATCAGAACAGAGAGGCGCTTATGGACATAATCGATGAAAGACATGATAAAAAAGCAACGATTGTAGCTTCACAAATACCTGTATCCGCTTGGTACGATATTATCGGCGAAAGCACTATCGCTGATGCGATACTAGATCGTATTGTAAATTCATCGCATAGGATAAACCTTACTGGAGAATCCTTGAGAAAAGGTAAGTTGAAAGAACAGTATTAA
- a CDS encoding aspartate-semialdehyde dehydrogenase: protein MKVAVVGATGMVGEVMLKVLAERNFPVTELIPVASERSVGKTISYKGNDYKVVGLETAVSMRPDIALFSAGGDTSLEWAPKFAEAGTTVVDNSSAWRMDPTKKLVVPEINASELTKEDKIIANPNCSTIQLVMALAPLHKAYNMKRVVISTYQSVSGTGVKAVKQLENEIAGIDGEMAYPYPIGRNALPHCDVFLENGYTKEEMKLAKEPQKILSDNSFAVSATAVRIPTAGGHSESVNVQFEKDFDLAEVRKLLSETPGVVVQDNTSTNTYPMPIYAHDKDEVFVGRIRRDESQENTLNMWIVADNLRKGAATNTIQIAEYLIKNGLV from the coding sequence ATGAAAGTTGCAGTAGTTGGTGCCACTGGTATGGTAGGCGAAGTGATGTTAAAAGTTCTTGCAGAACGTAATTTCCCAGTAACAGAATTAATTCCTGTTGCCTCAGAACGTTCGGTAGGTAAAACAATAAGCTACAAAGGAAACGATTATAAAGTTGTTGGATTAGAAACCGCCGTTTCAATGCGTCCAGATATTGCCTTGTTTTCGGCAGGAGGCGACACGTCTTTAGAATGGGCTCCTAAATTTGCTGAAGCAGGAACCACAGTAGTTGATAATTCTTCTGCTTGGCGTATGGATCCTACTAAAAAATTGGTAGTACCAGAAATTAATGCAAGTGAATTAACAAAAGAAGATAAAATTATTGCTAATCCAAATTGCTCTACCATTCAGTTGGTAATGGCCCTAGCACCTTTACATAAAGCCTATAACATGAAACGTGTTGTAATATCCACTTACCAATCGGTATCTGGAACTGGTGTAAAAGCGGTTAAACAATTAGAAAACGAAATTGCAGGTATCGATGGTGAAATGGCATACCCTTACCCTATCGGAAGAAACGCCTTACCACACTGTGATGTTTTCTTAGAAAATGGGTACACCAAAGAGGAAATGAAATTAGCTAAAGAACCTCAAAAAATATTGAGTGATAACAGTTTTGCTGTTTCGGCAACAGCCGTAAGAATACCAACAGCAGGCGGCCATTCAGAATCTGTTAACGTACAATTCGAAAAGGATTTTGATTTAGCTGAAGTTCGTAAACTGTTAAGTGAAACGCCAGGTGTTGTGGTTCAAGATAATACCAGTACAAACACCTACCCAATGCCAATTTACGCGCATGATAAAGATGAGGTTTTTGTTGGTCGTATTAGACGTGACGAATCGCAAGAAAACACCCTAAATATGTGGATTGTAGCCGATAACCTTAGAAAAGGTGCGGCGACTAACACCATTCAGATTGCTGAATACTTAATTAAAAACGGATTGGTTTAA
- the mscL gene encoding large conductance mechanosensitive channel protein MscL has protein sequence MLKEFKEFAMKGNLVDIAVGFVMGAAFKEVVTSFTGGIVSPLIGLIFQSDFKDLKYVITEGVTNAEGVVEGEVSVLWGAFLTHVIDFIIVAFVMFLIVKAVNKMKKKEAPAPEPPKGPTQEELLIEIRDLLKK, from the coding sequence ATGCTAAAAGAATTCAAAGAATTTGCCATGAAAGGCAATTTGGTCGACATTGCTGTTGGTTTCGTAATGGGTGCCGCCTTTAAAGAAGTAGTCACCTCGTTTACAGGAGGCATTGTTTCTCCTTTAATAGGATTAATTTTTCAATCGGATTTCAAAGACCTCAAATACGTAATTACAGAAGGTGTTACAAATGCTGAAGGCGTTGTAGAAGGCGAAGTTTCTGTACTTTGGGGTGCATTTTTAACTCATGTTATTGACTTCATTATCGTGGCTTTCGTCATGTTTCTAATTGTTAAGGCCGTTAATAAAATGAAGAAAAAAGAAGCGCCTGCTCCAGAGCCTCCAAAAGGACCTACTCAAGAAGAATTACTAATCGAAATTAGAGACTTGTTAAAAAAATAA
- the alr gene encoding alanine racemase — protein sequence MPKAQETVLEINLKALQQNFDYLKSKLTSNTKFLAVVKAYAYGNDSCEIALFLEKLNVDYFVVAYIEEGVALRQAGVKTPILILHPQIVNFDILVENHLEPSLYNEKILKEFIAALSEKNIEKYPVHLKFNTGLNRLGFWHTDVKMIAETISQTKTLEVVSILSHLAASEDLNEKTFTLNQIEDFNNIAENFTQETGLKPLKHICNTSGILNYPEAHFDMVRSGIGLYGFGNSDKENPNFRPIGTLKTVISQIHNIIEGESIGYNRGFKATETLRSATLPIGHADGIGRQYGHGKGFVTIHGQKAPIIGNVCMDMIMVDVTHIDCHEGDEVIVFGESPTAENLAETANTISYELITHISQRVMRIFTNH from the coding sequence ATGCCTAAAGCACAAGAGACTGTGCTCGAAATTAACCTAAAAGCACTCCAACAAAATTTTGATTATTTAAAATCAAAATTGACATCTAATACCAAATTTCTAGCCGTTGTAAAGGCCTATGCCTACGGAAATGACTCTTGTGAAATTGCCCTTTTCCTAGAAAAATTAAACGTTGACTATTTTGTTGTAGCATACATTGAAGAAGGCGTAGCCCTCCGACAAGCTGGGGTAAAAACACCAATTTTAATACTACATCCGCAAATTGTAAATTTTGATATTTTAGTTGAAAACCATTTAGAACCGAGTTTGTACAACGAAAAAATATTAAAAGAATTTATTGCAGCACTTTCTGAAAAAAATATTGAAAAATATCCCGTTCACCTTAAGTTTAATACGGGTTTAAACCGTTTAGGGTTTTGGCATACTGATGTTAAAATGATTGCTGAAACCATAAGCCAAACCAAAACTTTAGAAGTGGTTTCTATACTTTCTCATTTGGCAGCCAGTGAAGATTTAAACGAAAAAACCTTCACCCTAAACCAAATTGAAGATTTTAATAACATCGCTGAAAATTTCACTCAAGAAACCGGCCTAAAACCTTTAAAACATATTTGCAATACGTCGGGGATTTTAAACTATCCCGAAGCGCATTTCGATATGGTTCGCTCTGGAATCGGATTGTATGGCTTTGGAAATTCCGATAAGGAAAATCCTAATTTTAGACCCATTGGCACTTTAAAAACGGTTATTTCTCAAATTCATAATATTATTGAGGGCGAATCCATAGGCTACAATCGCGGCTTCAAAGCTACCGAAACTTTAAGATCGGCCACCCTTCCTATTGGTCACGCCGATGGCATTGGCAGACAATATGGTCACGGTAAAGGATTTGTAACCATACATGGCCAAAAAGCACCCATAATTGGAAATGTTTGTATGGACATGATTATGGTAGACGTCACCCATATTGATTGTCACGAAGGCGATGAAGTGATTGTTTTTGGAGAATCGCCCACTGCAGAAAATCTTGCCGAAACAGCTAACACCATTTCCTACGAGTTAATTACACACATCTCGCAACGGGTTATGCGTATTTTTACCAACCATTAA
- a CDS encoding thymidine kinase — translation MFLENTVNHKEQFGWIEVICGSMFSGKTEELIRRLKRAQIARQKVEIFKPTLDVRYDEDKVVSHDANEIRSTSVPAAANIPILADGCDVVGIDEAQFFDDEIVHICNDLANKGIRVIVAGLDMDFKGNPFGPMPHLMATAEYVTKVHAVCTKTGNLAQYSYRKNRNDSLVLLGEVNEYEPLSRAAYYKAMMRDKVRNMKVNDAEELNNKKNQDDA, via the coding sequence ATGTTTCTCGAAAATACAGTAAATCATAAAGAACAATTTGGGTGGATTGAAGTGATCTGCGGTTCTATGTTTTCCGGAAAGACCGAAGAACTTATACGCCGATTAAAACGCGCTCAAATTGCCAGACAAAAAGTAGAAATATTCAAACCTACTCTGGATGTTCGTTATGATGAGGATAAAGTCGTTTCTCATGACGCCAACGAAATTCGATCTACTTCTGTTCCTGCTGCTGCCAACATTCCTATTTTAGCCGACGGTTGTGATGTGGTGGGTATAGACGAAGCTCAATTTTTTGATGATGAAATTGTACACATTTGCAATGACCTCGCCAACAAAGGCATACGGGTTATTGTAGCTGGTTTGGACATGGATTTTAAAGGCAATCCTTTTGGGCCCATGCCACATTTAATGGCCACTGCCGAATACGTCACTAAAGTGCATGCTGTTTGTACAAAAACTGGCAATTTAGCACAGTACAGTTACCGAAAAAACAGAAATGACAGCTTGGTTTTATTAGGTGAAGTTAATGAATATGAGCCTTTAAGTCGTGCAGCATACTACAAAGCCATGATGCGTGATAAAGTAAGAAATATGAAGGTGAATGATGCCGAAGAATTAAACAACAAAAAAAACCAAGACGATGCCTAA